The Sulfitobacter sp. SK011 genome has a window encoding:
- a CDS encoding autotransporter assembly complex family protein, with protein MQLAVGWHKVLWTARALVVGVVLLAAGMAAAADLKIRGIPEDTDLYKTLAGGSLLVEQTAEDATPTPQEVVAAAQADYGRLLAVLYDQGYFGPVIKITLDGVDAAAIPPVNPPRQIRQAVIAIEPGPLFRFGATRIAPLAPGTELPEGFATGQTAGLGVLKATVASGISGWRDQGHAMAALADQKLTARHQDRVISADLRLAPGPRLRFGPLTVTGNRDVRTERIIEIAGLPTGTVFSPDELRRAQARLRRAGAFNAAALIEADKIGPNDTLPITAQIVESPPRRLGFGAEVSTTEGLTLSSFWLHRNLLGGAERLRIEAEIKGIGGSTGGTDYSLGARFERPATFNADTDFYALAKLAQLDEVNFFSRQLDLEAGIERIANESRTYTLGVGLRRAETRDAFGTNKYTLLTLPLSVEFDYRDKTLDATSGYYAKVALTPFLALSGADNGVRTFIDVRGYKTFGTERPVTFALRGQLGSVYGPQLSQAPADYLFYSGGGGTVRGQPYQSLGVNLGGGNVVGGRSFLGLSAEARLKMTDKIGIVGFVDAGYIGAEQFYDGSGQVHSGAGLGLRYATGIGPIRLDVGVPTSGPATGENFQVYIGIGQSF; from the coding sequence GTGCAATTGGCAGTAGGATGGCACAAGGTGCTTTGGACGGCCCGCGCGCTTGTTGTCGGTGTCGTGCTACTTGCGGCTGGCATGGCTGCTGCCGCCGATCTCAAGATCAGAGGCATTCCCGAAGACACAGACCTTTATAAGACCCTTGCGGGCGGATCATTGTTGGTTGAACAAACCGCCGAGGACGCAACACCAACCCCGCAAGAGGTCGTAGCCGCCGCACAGGCTGATTATGGGCGTCTGCTGGCGGTGCTGTATGATCAGGGATATTTCGGGCCGGTCATCAAGATTACGCTCGATGGTGTCGACGCGGCGGCAATTCCACCGGTCAATCCGCCACGTCAGATCAGGCAGGCGGTGATCGCCATTGAGCCGGGACCCCTGTTTCGGTTCGGTGCTACCAGAATTGCACCGCTGGCACCGGGCACGGAATTGCCCGAAGGGTTTGCCACCGGCCAGACCGCTGGCCTAGGCGTGCTCAAGGCAACCGTCGCCAGCGGGATCAGCGGCTGGCGCGATCAGGGCCACGCCATGGCAGCCCTTGCTGATCAGAAGCTCACCGCGCGCCATCAGGACCGGGTGATCAGCGCCGATTTACGCCTGGCACCGGGACCAAGGCTGCGTTTTGGTCCTTTGACCGTTACGGGCAACCGCGACGTCCGCACCGAGCGGATCATTGAAATTGCAGGCTTGCCCACGGGTACTGTGTTTTCGCCCGATGAGCTTCGGCGCGCGCAGGCGCGATTGCGGCGCGCGGGGGCCTTTAATGCCGCCGCCCTGATTGAAGCGGACAAGATCGGTCCGAATGACACCTTGCCCATCACCGCACAGATCGTCGAAAGCCCCCCCCGTCGGCTTGGTTTTGGTGCTGAGGTATCCACCACCGAGGGGCTGACGCTGAGCTCGTTCTGGCTGCACCGAAATTTGCTGGGCGGGGCTGAACGATTGCGCATTGAGGCCGAGATCAAGGGAATCGGGGGCAGCACCGGCGGCACCGACTATTCGCTTGGTGCGCGCTTTGAGCGGCCTGCGACGTTCAACGCGGATACTGATTTTTATGCACTGGCCAAGCTGGCGCAACTCGACGAGGTCAACTTCTTTTCCCGCCAGTTGGATCTGGAAGCGGGTATCGAGCGGATTGCCAATGAAAGCCGGACCTATACCTTGGGTGTCGGTCTGCGCCGTGCCGAGACGCGGGATGCCTTTGGCACCAATAAGTACACGTTGCTGACGCTGCCGCTGAGTGTCGAATTTGATTATCGTGACAAGACGTTGGATGCCACTTCAGGGTATTACGCCAAGGTGGCGCTGACACCGTTTCTGGCACTTTCGGGTGCCGACAACGGGGTGCGCACATTTATTGACGTGCGTGGCTACAAGACATTTGGCACAGAACGCCCCGTGACCTTTGCCTTGCGCGGGCAATTGGGGTCCGTCTATGGCCCTCAGCTTTCTCAGGCACCGGCGGATTATCTGTTCTATTCCGGTGGCGGTGGCACTGTGCGCGGGCAACCCTATCAATCCCTTGGCGTCAACTTGGGTGGCGGTAACGTGGTGGGCGGGCGCAGTTTTCTGGGTCTCTCTGCCGAAGCACGGCTGAAGATGACAGATAAGATTGGCATCGTCGGCTTTGTCGACGCAGGCTATATTGGGGCTGAACAATTCTATGACGGTTCGGGTCAGGTTCACTCCGGTGCCGGGCTTGGTTTGCGTTATGCAACCGGGATCGGACCCATTCGTCTGGATGTCGGGGTGCCGACATCCGGGCCCGCAACCGGCGAGAATTTCCAAGTCTACATTGGCATAGGGCAGTCATTCTAA
- a CDS encoding translocation/assembly module TamB domain-containing protein: MRILRHLIAPLLAILMSFTLAHAQDDDKGFLTNAIQDALSGAGRSVSIDGFSGALSSRASFDRMTISDKDGTWLTLEDVLLDWNRSALLRGRLEVQSLTAKRLDVPRLPVPEADPLPDAEAKPFSLPDLPVSIEVADFSVDEINLGAAVLGEEAQLAIKANARLTDDVGDLDFVAKRTDAKRGEFEIKANFKRSDNILELLLKLAEEEKGIAARLLNIPDQPSVDMTIAGKGPLDDFASDVKIATDGQERLAGTITLGAQTPRRASDTPDRRIQADIGGDITALLAPRYREFFGTNVQLTLDALRESNGAIEVSAFTLDAQAANLAGKVNLNAENWPTFIDITGAIANPDGTPILLPVSGEGTKVARVDLRVAYDAAEGEVFDAGFNITDLYTSGIQIEKTKLELLGTLQGNLGSVGQFLGDMTFDAAGLSLADKASAEAIGDAITGKANINYIEGQPIRISDLDLSGADYGLKGKAVINGLESGLLTRLDMALSAADLSRFSALAGREIDGSTELALKGTVTPLGGQFDLMATGTAQDIQTGIAQADAVLTGLTELSVEAQRNENGTFMRDLVLENAALSLTGNAELRTDDSTVQADFKLNDLSLVVPQYDGPVTVSATATQDTRGWSVDAITDGPYGTALTAKGLATGPNAALTFTADVPDVKPFAEQIDGPVKAKGTLRQSPKGWLIDTDATGPYDVRAAVQGLVTPMIDVTFDVAMPDLNPLVPQVNGPLNATGKLRQTEKGFFIDTNATGPYGARALVEGLATGPDMSLTFDVNVPNVNPLVPGVSGPLAATGVVRQTPDGIAIDTNATGPYSARASVQGIVTGPEAAVDFDVALPNIGALVEKVSGPLNVTGSAHKQGDAWRLDTNATGPSGTQATIAGLVNGNGTLDLDVAGTAPLGLSKPFIAPRDLQGQARFDLAINGPAQLSSVTGTIQTSDATLSAPNLRIAMRNMVADVRLANNRAQLDVTADAINGGRLAIGGGITLTPSLPADIQIGLQNIVLIDPKLYRTSINGNLRLAGPLTGGALISGQVDVGETNVNVPSTGLTSIGDIPPITHVGARPGVIETRNKAGLEGAAAGDDPANGSTGPGFGLNLRISAPNRIFVRGRGLDAELGGALNLTGSTNRMISAGRFSLIRGRLDILGKRFDLVEGSVQFQGDLIPYLRFVSSTTTRTGEVRVVVEGPADAPEVKFESTPEAPQDEVLAQLLFGRNISDISAFQALQLASAVATLAGRGGSGIISNLRDGFGLDDFDVTTTDDGATAVRAGKYLSENVYTDVTAASDGTGEVSLNLDITPNLKGKATLGSDGNSSLGIFFEKDY; the protein is encoded by the coding sequence ATGCGGATCCTGCGCCATCTCATCGCGCCCCTTCTGGCCATTCTGATGTCCTTTACGCTGGCCCACGCTCAGGATGACGACAAGGGGTTTCTGACCAACGCCATTCAGGACGCGCTCAGCGGGGCAGGGCGCAGCGTCAGCATTGACGGCTTTTCCGGCGCGCTCAGTTCAAGAGCGTCCTTTGACCGCATGACGATATCGGACAAGGACGGGACGTGGTTGACGCTTGAGGATGTGCTGCTTGACTGGAACCGCTCAGCGCTGTTGCGGGGCCGGCTTGAGGTGCAAAGCCTGACGGCCAAACGCCTCGATGTGCCACGCCTGCCAGTGCCGGAGGCCGATCCGCTGCCCGATGCGGAGGCAAAACCGTTCAGCCTGCCGGATTTGCCCGTTTCCATCGAAGTGGCTGACTTTTCGGTGGACGAAATAAACCTTGGTGCAGCTGTGTTGGGGGAAGAAGCGCAACTGGCAATCAAAGCGAACGCGCGGTTGACCGATGACGTGGGCGACCTGGATTTTGTCGCCAAGCGCACAGACGCAAAACGCGGTGAGTTCGAAATTAAGGCGAATTTCAAGCGATCCGACAACATATTGGAATTGCTTCTGAAACTGGCCGAAGAGGAAAAAGGCATCGCCGCCCGATTGCTCAACATCCCTGATCAACCGTCAGTGGACATGACCATCGCAGGCAAGGGGCCATTGGATGACTTCGCCAGCGACGTAAAAATTGCCACAGACGGTCAGGAACGTCTGGCAGGGACAATCACTCTGGGCGCGCAAACACCGCGCCGGGCGTCCGATACCCCCGACCGGCGCATCCAGGCCGACATTGGCGGTGACATCACGGCCCTTCTTGCCCCCCGGTACCGCGAATTTTTTGGCACCAATGTGCAATTGACCCTTGATGCCCTGCGCGAAAGCAATGGTGCTATCGAGGTCAGCGCATTCACGCTGGACGCCCAAGCCGCCAATCTTGCGGGCAAGGTGAACCTGAACGCAGAAAACTGGCCCACGTTCATTGATATCACTGGTGCCATCGCGAACCCTGATGGCACACCGATCTTGCTGCCTGTCTCGGGCGAGGGAACCAAAGTGGCGCGGGTTGATCTGCGGGTCGCATATGACGCCGCCGAGGGCGAGGTTTTTGACGCAGGATTCAACATCACCGATCTGTACACATCCGGCATTCAGATCGAAAAGACCAAGCTTGAATTGCTGGGCACCTTGCAGGGCAATCTTGGATCTGTGGGCCAGTTTCTCGGAGACATGACATTTGATGCGGCGGGCCTCAGCCTTGCCGACAAAGCCAGCGCCGAGGCGATTGGCGATGCAATCACCGGCAAGGCCAATATCAATTACATCGAAGGTCAGCCGATCCGCATCAGTGATCTGGATCTGTCCGGGGCTGATTATGGGCTCAAGGGCAAAGCGGTGATCAATGGTCTGGAAAGCGGATTATTGACACGTCTGGACATGGCACTGAGCGCGGCAGACCTGAGCCGGTTTTCCGCACTTGCGGGGCGCGAGATTGATGGCAGCACGGAACTGGCTCTTAAAGGGACCGTGACCCCGCTTGGCGGGCAGTTTGACCTTATGGCCACCGGCACTGCACAAGACATCCAGACTGGCATCGCGCAGGCAGATGCGGTCCTGACGGGTCTGACTGAACTGAGTGTCGAGGCGCAGCGCAATGAAAACGGTACGTTCATGCGCGATCTGGTGTTGGAGAACGCCGCCCTCAGCCTGACCGGCAATGCAGAGTTGCGCACCGACGACAGCACGGTTCAGGCGGACTTCAAGCTTAACGATCTGTCACTGGTGGTGCCGCAATATGACGGCCCCGTGACGGTCAGCGCAACCGCGACCCAAGACACCCGCGGCTGGTCCGTGGATGCGATCACGGATGGGCCATATGGTACCGCACTGACCGCCAAGGGGCTGGCGACAGGGCCGAATGCGGCGCTGACTTTCACGGCAGATGTGCCAGACGTCAAACCCTTTGCGGAACAGATCGACGGCCCGGTAAAAGCCAAAGGTACCCTGCGGCAAAGCCCAAAAGGGTGGCTCATTGATACCGATGCTACCGGGCCATATGACGTGCGCGCCGCCGTTCAGGGGCTGGTCACGCCGATGATTGATGTCACCTTTGATGTGGCGATGCCCGACCTCAACCCACTGGTGCCACAGGTGAACGGACCACTGAATGCCACAGGTAAACTGCGCCAGACGGAAAAAGGGTTCTTTATTGATACCAACGCCACCGGGCCATACGGCGCGCGCGCCCTGGTTGAGGGGTTGGCCACCGGCCCGGACATGTCGCTGACCTTTGATGTGAATGTGCCGAACGTGAACCCGCTGGTACCGGGGGTTTCTGGCCCGCTTGCAGCAACAGGGGTGGTGCGCCAAACGCCGGATGGCATTGCGATTGATACCAATGCGACCGGGCCTTATTCCGCGCGTGCCTCTGTTCAGGGGATTGTCACCGGCCCTGAGGCGGCTGTCGATTTTGACGTCGCACTGCCCAATATCGGAGCGTTGGTCGAAAAGGTATCAGGCCCGCTTAACGTCACCGGATCAGCGCACAAACAGGGGGATGCCTGGCGGCTGGACACGAATGCAACCGGCCCTTCCGGCACTCAGGCCACGATTGCCGGGCTGGTGAATGGCAATGGCACGCTGGATCTGGATGTGGCAGGAACAGCGCCTTTGGGGCTCAGCAAGCCGTTTATCGCACCGCGGGATCTGCAGGGGCAGGCGCGGTTCGATCTTGCGATCAATGGACCTGCCCAACTGTCATCGGTGACCGGCACGATCCAGACCTCTGATGCCACTCTCAGCGCACCAAACCTGCGCATCGCGATGCGGAATATGGTTGCCGATGTGCGTCTGGCCAACAACCGCGCGCAATTGGATGTGACGGCAGACGCGATCAATGGCGGGCGTCTGGCGATCGGCGGTGGCATCACGCTGACACCGTCCCTGCCAGCGGATATTCAGATCGGGCTGCAAAACATTGTCCTGATTGACCCCAAACTTTACCGAACCTCCATAAATGGCAACCTGCGACTTGCCGGTCCCCTGACGGGCGGTGCCCTGATCAGCGGACAGGTCGATGTGGGGGAAACCAACGTCAATGTCCCTTCCACAGGGTTGACCAGCATCGGAGATATCCCGCCAATTACACATGTGGGCGCGCGACCCGGCGTGATCGAGACCCGCAATAAGGCCGGACTAGAAGGTGCTGCCGCCGGGGATGATCCGGCCAATGGGTCGACAGGGCCGGGCTTTGGCCTGAACCTGCGGATCAGTGCGCCGAACCGCATATTTGTGCGTGGTCGTGGGCTGGATGCAGAATTGGGTGGCGCGCTGAACCTGACCGGCAGCACCAACCGCATGATTTCAGCGGGGCGGTTTTCGCTGATCCGCGGGCGGCTCGATATTCTGGGCAAACGGTTTGATCTGGTCGAGGGATCGGTACAGTTTCAGGGCGATCTGATCCCCTATTTGCGGTTCGTTTCGTCCACCACCACCAGAACCGGCGAAGTGCGCGTTGTTGTCGAAGGTCCGGCAGACGCGCCGGAGGTCAAATTTGAATCCACCCCCGAAGCGCCGCAGGACGAAGTGCTGGCACAGTTGCTGTTTGGCCGCAACATCAGCGATATTTCCGCGTTTCAGGCCCTGCAATTGGCAAGTGCGGTTGCAACCCTTGCCGGACGCGGCGGCAGCGGCATCATATCAAACCTGCGCGACGGATTTGGGTTGGATGACTTTGACGTCACCACCACAGATGACGGCGCGACAGCGGTGCGGGCGGGCAAATACCTGTCTGAAAATGTCTATACCGATGTGACAGCGGCATCGGATGGAACGGGCGAAGTGTCACTTAACCTCGACATCACGCCCAACCTCAAAGGCAAGGCAACGTTGGGGTCTGACGGAAACAGCAGTCTTGGGATATTCTTTGAGAAAGATTATTGA
- a CDS encoding flavin reductase family protein produces the protein MKHVELLEKDAASGIARSGQLRAAVAPLPTMSDDMKSFQPNGDTAQQLRSAFGRYGTGVTVVTTQTAAGPLGITANSFSSVSLDPPLVLWSPAITSKRHDAFATAACFCIHVLGAEQRALADHFATQGHGFDHCDWFEGFGGAPTLRGCLATFHCDTYAVHTAGDHSLILGHVRQAAERQKSGPGLMFDQGRYGVFSEEG, from the coding sequence ATGAAACATGTCGAGCTCCTTGAGAAAGACGCGGCCAGCGGCATCGCCCGTTCTGGACAATTGCGTGCTGCCGTGGCACCGCTGCCGACCATGAGCGATGACATGAAATCCTTTCAGCCAAATGGCGACACCGCACAGCAATTGCGCAGCGCCTTTGGGCGGTATGGGACAGGTGTCACGGTGGTCACCACCCAAACCGCAGCCGGGCCATTGGGCATAACGGCCAATTCATTTTCATCCGTGTCGCTTGATCCGCCGCTGGTGCTTTGGTCGCCCGCGATCACATCGAAACGGCATGATGCATTTGCGACTGCGGCGTGCTTTTGTATCCATGTTCTGGGTGCAGAGCAGCGCGCGCTTGCGGATCACTTTGCCACGCAAGGCCACGGCTTCGATCACTGTGACTGGTTCGAAGGCTTTGGCGGCGCACCGACGTTGCGCGGGTGCCTTGCGACCTTTCATTGCGACACCTATGCGGTGCACACGGCCGGCGATCATTCCCTGATCCTGGGCCACGTCAGACAAGCCGCCGAACGGCAAAAGTCAGGTCCGGGACTGATGTTTGATCAAGGGCGCTACGGCGTTTTCAGCGAAGAAGGCTAA
- the acs gene encoding acetate--CoA ligase has product MSDTAKTYPPSDAMAKGAHVNADRYAQMYDASIKDPDGFWRDQAGRVDWMKPFTEVKDVDFTLGQVKINWYADGQLNVSANCIDRHLATRGDQTAIIWEPDSPEDGAKHITYKELHAQTCKMANILRDMGVGKGDRVIIYMPMIPEAAYAMLACARIGAIHSIVFAGFSPDALAARVNGSEAKVVITADYAPRGGKATPLKANADQALLHCIDSVKCLVVKRTGGQTTWVEGRDHDYNALAKDAADTCDPEAMNAEDPLFILYTSGSTGQPKGVVHTTGGYLVYAAMTHEITFDYHDGDVYWCTADVGWVTGHSYIVYGPLANGATTLMFEGVPTYPDASRFWQVCEKHKVNQFYTAPTAIRALMGQGNSFVTGCDLSSIKVLGTVGEPINPEAWNWYNEIVGGGRCPIVDTWWQTETGGHLMTPLPGAHAMKPGAAMKPFFGIKPVILEPTSGEEITGNPAEGVLCIADSWPGQMRSVWGDHDRFEKTYFADYKGYYFTGDGCKRDADGDYWITGRVDDVINVSGHRMGTAEVESALVAHPKVAESAVVGYPHKIKGQGIYCYVTLMGGQEPSDELRTELRNWVRTEIGPIASPDLIQWAPGLPKTRSGKIMRRILRKIAENDFGALGDTSTLADPSVVDDLIENRMNK; this is encoded by the coding sequence ATGTCCGACACAGCAAAGACCTATCCGCCATCGGATGCCATGGCCAAGGGGGCGCATGTGAATGCGGACCGCTATGCCCAGATGTATGATGCGTCGATCAAAGACCCTGACGGGTTCTGGCGTGATCAGGCCGGGCGCGTGGACTGGATGAAACCCTTCACCGAGGTCAAGGACGTGGATTTCACCCTCGGACAGGTCAAGATCAACTGGTACGCGGATGGGCAGTTGAACGTCAGCGCCAATTGCATCGACCGCCATCTGGCGACCCGTGGCGACCAGACCGCGATCATCTGGGAACCGGACAGCCCTGAGGATGGTGCCAAACACATCACCTACAAAGAATTGCATGCACAAACCTGCAAGATGGCCAACATCCTGCGCGATATGGGCGTGGGCAAAGGCGACCGGGTGATCATCTATATGCCGATGATCCCCGAGGCCGCCTATGCGATGCTGGCCTGCGCGCGCATCGGGGCAATCCATTCGATTGTGTTTGCAGGTTTCTCGCCCGATGCTCTGGCCGCACGTGTGAACGGATCAGAAGCCAAAGTCGTGATTACCGCTGATTATGCGCCTCGCGGCGGCAAGGCGACGCCGCTCAAGGCGAACGCGGATCAGGCACTCTTGCACTGCATTGACAGCGTGAAATGCTTGGTGGTCAAGCGCACAGGCGGTCAGACCACTTGGGTCGAGGGCCGCGACCACGATTACAACGCGCTGGCAAAAGATGCCGCAGACACCTGCGATCCCGAGGCGATGAATGCCGAAGACCCCTTGTTCATCCTCTATACCTCAGGCTCAACCGGGCAGCCCAAAGGTGTCGTGCACACCACGGGCGGCTATCTGGTCTACGCGGCCATGACCCATGAAATCACCTTTGATTATCATGATGGTGACGTCTATTGGTGCACGGCGGATGTCGGCTGGGTCACTGGACACAGCTATATCGTTTATGGGCCGCTCGCCAACGGGGCCACGACGCTGATGTTCGAAGGGGTGCCGACCTACCCTGACGCCTCGCGGTTCTGGCAGGTCTGTGAAAAGCACAAGGTGAACCAGTTTTACACCGCCCCCACCGCCATTCGCGCGCTAATGGGTCAGGGCAACAGCTTTGTCACCGGATGTGACCTGAGCAGCATCAAGGTGCTGGGCACCGTGGGCGAGCCGATCAACCCCGAAGCCTGGAATTGGTACAACGAAATTGTCGGCGGCGGGCGGTGCCCGATTGTGGACACCTGGTGGCAGACCGAAACCGGTGGCCACCTGATGACCCCCCTGCCCGGTGCCCATGCGATGAAACCGGGGGCGGCGATGAAGCCGTTTTTTGGCATCAAACCGGTGATACTGGAACCCACATCAGGCGAAGAGATCACCGGCAATCCAGCCGAAGGGGTTTTGTGCATCGCGGACAGCTGGCCGGGTCAGATGCGCAGCGTCTGGGGCGATCACGATCGGTTTGAAAAGACGTATTTCGCGGATTACAAAGGCTATTACTTCACCGGTGACGGCTGCAAACGGGACGCCGATGGCGATTACTGGATCACCGGGCGGGTCGACGATGTGATCAATGTCTCGGGTCACCGCATGGGCACCGCCGAGGTCGAAAGTGCTTTGGTCGCACATCCCAAGGTCGCGGAAAGTGCGGTTGTCGGATATCCACATAAAATCAAGGGCCAGGGCATCTATTGCTATGTCACCTTGATGGGCGGTCAGGAACCCAGCGATGAGTTGCGCACGGAACTGCGCAATTGGGTCCGCACCGAGATCGGGCCGATTGCGTCGCCCGACCTGATCCAATGGGCACCGGGCTTGCCCAAAACCCGCTCGGGCAAGATCATGCGTCGAATTCTGCGCAAGATTGCCGAAAACGATTTTGGTGCGCTGGGGGATACGTCAACACTCGCGGATCCGTCTGTGGTTGATGACCTGATCGAGAACCGGATGAACAAATAA
- a CDS encoding cupin domain-containing protein, whose protein sequence is MTRPQATATQMIDDARVRVTRFDFAPGAETGWHEHGMDYVITTLTDCTMVLEEPGGTTRTVDVAAGTSYRREKGVNHNVVNGGDAAMSFVEVELK, encoded by the coding sequence ATGACCCGCCCCCAGGCCACCGCAACCCAGATGATCGACGATGCCCGCGTGCGCGTCACCCGCTTTGACTTTGCCCCCGGAGCAGAAACCGGATGGCATGAGCATGGCATGGACTATGTGATTACAACGCTGACCGATTGCACAATGGTGCTGGAAGAGCCGGGCGGCACCACGCGGACGGTCGATGTTGCGGCGGGCACCAGCTATCGCCGCGAAAAGGGCGTGAACCACAATGTGGTCAATGGTGGGGATGCGGCCATGTCCTTTGTCGAAGTCGAACTTAAATAG
- a CDS encoding C4-dicarboxylate TRAP transporter substrate-binding protein has protein sequence MTKYLSGAAVCALSFAFVTEAAATEWNVSVWGKRRAFTEHVEKIAELVSEKTGGEFTMNVSYGGLSKNRENLDGISIGAFEMAQFCAGYHADKNRVVTVLELPFLGVENLEQERAVSKAVYAHPAAAEEMAQWNAKLLMTSPMPQYNLVGTGAPRKTLEDFKGMRVRATGGLGKAFEAVGAVPTSVTATEAYQAMESGVVDTVAFAQHAHLSFGTINQATWWTANLNPGTVNCPVVVNIDAYEALSDAEREALDSSVDEALDHYLANYGELLKKWDSVLAEKGVEKVEIDPAVIEEFKALAAAPARDAWIADMEAQGLPGQELYDLVVSTLADAKAGGS, from the coding sequence ATGACCAAGTATTTGAGCGGCGCAGCAGTCTGCGCCCTAAGCTTCGCATTTGTGACCGAAGCTGCAGCGACCGAATGGAATGTATCCGTCTGGGGCAAACGCCGCGCGTTTACCGAGCATGTCGAGAAGATTGCTGAGCTGGTGTCTGAAAAAACGGGTGGTGAATTCACCATGAACGTCAGCTATGGCGGGTTGTCGAAGAACCGCGAGAACCTTGATGGTATTTCCATCGGGGCATTCGAAATGGCGCAGTTCTGTGCTGGGTATCACGCGGATAAGAACCGGGTTGTCACCGTGCTGGAGCTGCCGTTCCTTGGGGTTGAGAACCTTGAGCAGGAGCGCGCCGTGTCCAAGGCCGTTTATGCCCATCCGGCCGCCGCAGAGGAAATGGCGCAGTGGAATGCCAAGCTGCTGATGACATCCCCGATGCCGCAGTACAATCTGGTTGGCACCGGTGCCCCCCGCAAGACACTTGAAGACTTTAAAGGTATGCGGGTGCGGGCCACAGGTGGTCTTGGCAAAGCGTTCGAGGCTGTAGGCGCTGTGCCGACATCTGTGACCGCTACTGAAGCCTATCAGGCCATGGAATCCGGTGTTGTTGACACCGTTGCCTTTGCTCAACATGCGCATCTGTCGTTTGGCACGATCAATCAGGCGACATGGTGGACGGCCAACCTGAACCCCGGCACCGTGAATTGCCCGGTTGTGGTCAACATCGACGCCTATGAGGCGCTCAGCGATGCAGAGCGTGAGGCGCTTGATAGCTCCGTTGATGAGGCGCTGGATCACTATCTGGCCAACTATGGTGAGCTGCTTAAGAAATGGGACAGCGTGCTGGCAGAAAAGGGTGTCGAAAAAGTCGAGATCGACCCTGCCGTGATCGAAGAGTTCAAGGCCCTCGCCGCTGCACCAGCGCGTGATGCGTGGATTGCAGATATGGAAGCGCAGGGTCTGCCGGGTCAGGAACTCTATGATCTGGTCGTTTCAACGCTGGCAGATGCCAAAGCCGGCGGGAGCTAA
- a CDS encoding TRAP transporter small permease subunit produces MAGSAAVLEDSSLLSKLDRALLPLERFCALLSGLAIFSLMFLAAYSVTGRKFFSSPMAGYVDYIEAAMPIIAIMGVSYVQRDGSHIRMDMLVNALKGRVLWLFELISVLLMLLLIVALTWGAWEHFDRSFDCARPLCSRDSSIDIGIPIWPSKLVVPVAFGILVLRLVLQAWGYARALILGLENPVAVPLSLSIAEQAMAEAAILEDDA; encoded by the coding sequence ATGGCCGGATCAGCGGCAGTGCTGGAAGACTCCAGCCTACTCAGCAAACTTGACCGCGCGCTCTTACCGCTTGAACGGTTCTGCGCGCTGTTATCGGGCCTCGCGATTTTCTCGCTTATGTTTCTGGCCGCTTATTCTGTCACTGGGCGCAAGTTTTTTTCTTCGCCCATGGCAGGCTACGTGGATTACATCGAAGCGGCCATGCCGATCATCGCAATCATGGGCGTGTCTTATGTGCAGCGTGACGGCAGCCATATCCGCATGGACATGTTGGTAAACGCACTCAAAGGCCGGGTGCTTTGGCTATTCGAATTGATCTCTGTCCTGCTGATGTTGCTGCTGATCGTGGCTTTGACATGGGGGGCCTGGGAACATTTTGATCGCTCCTTTGATTGCGCGCGGCCCCTATGCAGCCGTGATTCATCCATCGACATCGGGATCCCTATCTGGCCGTCAAAGCTGGTGGTGCCTGTCGCCTTTGGCATTCTGGTGCTGCGGCTCGTGTTGCAGGCCTGGGGCTATGCCCGGGCGCTGATCCTGGGGCTGGAAAACCCTGTTGCTGTGCCCCTGTCACTAAGCATCGCCGAACAGGCGATGGCGGAAGCGGCCATACTAGAGGACGATGCGTGA